One Verrucomicrobiota bacterium DNA segment encodes these proteins:
- the nuoD gene encoding NADH dehydrogenase (quinone) subunit D, whose amino-acid sequence MATKEISIGDVLARSSDFEHELDTETMTLSMGPSHPSTHGVLRLKLELDGEVVTVCDPELGYLHRGDEKIAENMTYNQFVPYTDRLDYLAPLANNVAYAIAVENLAKLKVPPRCEAIRVLVSELARISAHLLGLGAYAMDTGALTVFMFTFTEREKLYTLFEKLTGARLTTSFTRIGGVVRDLPKDWLEEVSKFLVQLIPIIDEVDALLTRNRIFVDRTKDVGVISKEDAISYGLTGPNLRGSGVPVDLRKDRPYSGYEQYDFDIPVGTVGDCYDRYLVRMEEIRQSARIVEQVIKTIPEGPYFAEHAKKIFPPTKDKVMSSMEELIQNFMITTQGPQMPAGEVYFEAENPKGALGFFIHSKGGGVPYRMKIRGPSFCNLSILPKVCVGAMLSDVVSILGSLDFVMGECDR is encoded by the coding sequence ATGGCTACAAAAGAAATTTCAATTGGGGATGTTTTGGCCCGTTCGTCCGACTTCGAGCACGAGTTGGATACTGAAACGATGACCCTGAGTATGGGGCCATCCCACCCCAGTACGCACGGAGTTCTCCGACTCAAACTGGAGCTCGATGGTGAAGTGGTTACGGTGTGCGACCCTGAACTCGGCTACCTCCATCGTGGGGACGAAAAGATTGCCGAGAACATGACCTATAATCAGTTTGTGCCGTACACTGACCGTTTGGATTATTTGGCGCCACTTGCCAATAATGTGGCCTACGCCATTGCGGTTGAGAATTTGGCCAAGCTTAAGGTTCCACCGCGTTGCGAGGCGATTCGGGTTTTAGTTTCAGAATTGGCCAGAATATCGGCGCACCTGTTGGGCTTGGGTGCCTACGCCATGGATACCGGTGCACTGACGGTTTTCATGTTTACCTTCACCGAGCGTGAAAAACTCTACACCTTGTTTGAAAAACTGACGGGAGCCCGGCTCACGACCAGTTTTACGAGAATAGGTGGTGTTGTACGGGATCTGCCGAAAGACTGGCTTGAGGAAGTTTCAAAATTTCTGGTTCAACTCATTCCAATTATTGACGAAGTTGATGCCTTGTTAACCCGCAACCGTATCTTCGTGGATCGCACCAAAGACGTAGGTGTTATTTCAAAAGAAGATGCGATCAGTTATGGATTAACCGGTCCGAACCTTCGTGGATCGGGAGTTCCAGTCGACCTGCGCAAGGATCGGCCCTATTCGGGTTACGAACAGTATGATTTCGACATTCCGGTCGGAACGGTTGGAGATTGTTATGACCGCTATTTGGTCAGGATGGAAGAAATTCGACAGAGTGCCCGTATCGTTGAGCAGGTGATTAAAACCATTCCTGAAGGCCCGTACTTTGCGGAACACGCGAAAAAGATTTTTCCGCCAACCAAGGACAAGGTAATGAGCAGTATGGAAGAGCTCATTCAGAATTTTATGATCACGACCCAAGGGCCTCAAATGCCGGCTGGTGAGGTTTACTTTGAGGCGGAGAATCCCAAAGGAGCGTTAGGATTTTTTATCCACTCCAAAGGAGGAGGCGTACCTTATAGAATGAAAATCCGTGGTCCGTCGTTTTGTAATTTGAGCATTCTACCTAAAGTTTGTGTGGGAGCCATGCTCTCCGACGTAGTTTCAATTCTTGGAAGTCTGGATTTTGTGATGGGGGAGTGTGATCGATGA
- the nuoB gene encoding NADH-quinone oxidoreductase subunit NuoB translates to MSQSDKEIAYNSKVEGGVVTSRLDSVINWVRSNSIWPMPMGLACCGIELMAVGASRFDISRFGAEVMRFSPRQSDCMIVAGTVTYKMAPAVRRIYDQMAEPKWVIAMGACASTGGMYRSYATMQGVDRILPVDVYVSGCPPRPEALLDALIKLQKKIGTERSAKHLVSA, encoded by the coding sequence ATGAGTCAGTCCGACAAGGAAATAGCCTATAATTCCAAAGTTGAAGGCGGAGTTGTAACAAGCCGCCTCGATTCTGTCATAAACTGGGTACGTTCGAATTCAATTTGGCCAATGCCTATGGGCCTTGCCTGCTGTGGAATTGAGCTCATGGCTGTGGGTGCTTCCCGCTTCGATATCAGTCGATTTGGTGCCGAAGTGATGCGTTTTTCGCCCCGTCAATCCGATTGCATGATCGTGGCCGGGACGGTGACCTACAAGATGGCTCCTGCTGTAAGACGTATCTACGATCAGATGGCTGAACCCAAATGGGTAATTGCCATGGGTGCCTGTGCTTCAACCGGAGGCATGTATCGTTCCTATGCGACTATGCAGGGAGTTGATCGGATTTTGCCGGTCGATGTCTATGTGAGTGGATGTCCTCCACGCCCGGAAGCATTGTTGGATGCGCTCATAAAACTTCAAAAGAAAATTGGTACTGAACGGTCCGCGAAACACCTCGTATCCGCCTGA
- a CDS encoding sulfatase: MKPTSFLLVLLFAAAGSFGFGNSHSSKRPLNVLFIAIDDLKPIGSVFAEDPGNFLQHIYPDKKLRTEVAKRMTPNIQRLADQGITFMNAYCAAPACNPSRAALMTGIRPHKSGLTTNAGGTFFREYEYEGVRYLADAQTMPEYLRKHGWYAASTGKIFHNRTSAKDSDNPRSWTDWTNVSGDAGERVPSKWKSDGLDWGQEGDDHTSLTLLDDYRKADFMARVLETGQASFEGTTFKVSEDEPFFLALGIFRPHLPYYATRDLLDLFPAKEMTVTYDLLELFKQDADDVPEYAFKWSGLSRDKKGKPELGRDRFTAMLEHGLSIDSDQGDLKGWKNMLTHYFASCAVADRAVGRILDGLENSPYADNTMIILWSDHGYALGEKLHISKFALWDDANQVNFFIKDPRNPQSAGQMCFRPVSLIDIYPTVMAMAGLKLPDDRITGHDLTPLLKDPKAAWHIPAQSTYGQVNNNMIRTERHKLIQYEDGSREIYDIPADPEEFNNLAGKPSIAKTEAALKKLHRIAIEEGEYPNR; encoded by the coding sequence ATGAAACCAACCTCTTTTCTATTAGTACTCTTATTTGCCGCTGCCGGTAGTTTTGGTTTTGGCAACAGCCATTCCTCAAAGCGTCCCCTGAATGTTCTATTCATCGCCATAGACGATTTGAAACCGATCGGTTCGGTCTTCGCTGAGGACCCGGGAAACTTCCTCCAGCATATTTATCCTGACAAGAAGCTGCGTACCGAAGTGGCCAAACGGATGACCCCCAATATTCAGCGCCTGGCCGACCAGGGAATTACTTTCATGAATGCCTATTGCGCAGCGCCGGCCTGTAATCCCAGTCGCGCAGCATTGATGACCGGAATCCGCCCTCACAAATCAGGCCTGACCACCAATGCAGGCGGAACCTTCTTTCGGGAGTACGAATACGAAGGCGTCCGCTATTTGGCTGACGCGCAGACCATGCCCGAGTACCTGCGGAAACATGGCTGGTATGCGGCCTCAACCGGCAAGATTTTCCACAATCGTACTAGCGCTAAAGACTCCGACAACCCCCGATCCTGGACCGACTGGACCAATGTTTCAGGCGACGCCGGCGAACGGGTACCCTCCAAATGGAAAAGCGATGGCCTGGACTGGGGACAGGAAGGTGACGACCACACCAGCCTTACCCTGCTGGATGATTACCGGAAAGCAGACTTCATGGCCCGGGTGCTCGAAACAGGCCAGGCAAGTTTTGAAGGCACCACTTTTAAAGTGTCCGAAGATGAGCCCTTCTTTTTGGCCCTCGGAATTTTTAGACCGCACCTCCCCTATTATGCCACCAGGGATTTGCTGGATCTATTCCCGGCGAAGGAAATGACGGTCACCTACGATCTGCTTGAACTGTTTAAGCAGGACGCGGACGATGTTCCCGAGTACGCCTTCAAGTGGTCGGGGCTTTCAAGAGACAAAAAAGGGAAACCGGAATTGGGCAGAGACCGATTCACCGCCATGCTTGAACACGGGCTGAGCATCGATTCCGATCAAGGCGACCTCAAGGGCTGGAAAAACATGCTCACCCATTACTTCGCCAGCTGCGCGGTGGCTGACCGTGCAGTGGGACGCATTCTCGATGGATTGGAAAACAGCCCTTACGCCGACAACACCATGATTATTCTTTGGAGTGACCATGGCTATGCCCTGGGCGAAAAATTGCACATCTCCAAGTTTGCCCTTTGGGACGACGCAAACCAGGTGAACTTTTTTATCAAAGACCCGCGCAATCCTCAAAGTGCCGGGCAAATGTGTTTCCGGCCAGTGAGTCTGATCGACATCTATCCCACCGTCATGGCCATGGCTGGCCTGAAGTTGCCCGATGATCGCATCACTGGCCACGACCTCACTCCCTTACTCAAGGATCCCAAAGCAGCCTGGCATATCCCGGCCCAATCGACCTACGGTCAGGTTAACAACAACATGATCCGCACCGAGAGACACAAACTCATCCAGTACGAAGACGGCAGCCGCGAGATCTACGACATCCCCGCCGATCCGGAAGAATTTAACAACTTGGCCGGCAAGCCCTCCATCGCCAAAACAGAAGCCGCCCTGAAAAAACTCCACCGCATCGCCATTGAGGAAGGCGAATATCCAAACCGTTAA
- a CDS encoding NADH-quinone oxidoreductase subunit C — MDDDFLSKLLNSQNYLTQRDSADHPAVNCPAERWLDCATSLKEEHGFDLLSDATCIDWDKESPRFSAVYHLFSTTTHNYIRIVVDALDDENPSVPSVTSLWDAANWHEREAYDMFGVSFENHPDLRRILMWDSYPWHPLRKEFPLAGHETDLPDLEVSEETGTPVIPAPMAGGPFVSSQQVGMMSKNEPRGADQSWNEEEEKR; from the coding sequence ATGGACGACGATTTTTTGTCCAAGCTTTTAAACTCCCAAAATTATCTAACTCAACGTGACAGCGCCGATCACCCGGCCGTAAATTGTCCCGCTGAGCGATGGCTCGATTGCGCCACCAGCTTGAAAGAGGAGCACGGGTTCGATCTGTTGTCCGATGCCACCTGTATTGATTGGGATAAAGAGAGTCCCCGTTTCAGCGCGGTGTATCATCTGTTTTCTACGACGACTCACAATTATATCCGCATAGTTGTTGATGCTCTGGACGACGAAAACCCGTCCGTGCCTTCTGTTACCAGCCTTTGGGACGCCGCCAATTGGCATGAGCGCGAAGCCTACGACATGTTTGGAGTTTCGTTTGAAAATCATCCTGACCTGCGCCGTATTTTGATGTGGGACAGTTATCCCTGGCATCCCCTGCGCAAGGAATTTCCTCTCGCGGGTCACGAAACCGATCTTCCTGATTTGGAAGTGAGCGAAGAAACCGGAACGCCGGTTATTCCTGCACCGATGGCGGGTGGTCCATTTGTCTCAAGTCAGCAAGTCGGCATGATGAGCAAGAACGAGCCCCGTGGAGCAGATCAATCCTGGAACGAGGAAGAGGAGAAACGCTAA